In a single window of the Novosphingobium sp. IK01 genome:
- a CDS encoding prolyl-tRNA synthetase associated domain-containing protein produces the protein MSEARLYSDLSGLGIVWTALEHEAVFTVEESEAIHAALPGSHTKNLFLKNADGSFWLVTVDHAKRVDLKGLAGAVGAKKFSFGKPEDMERLLGVTPGAVTPLAAINDGDGAVRVVLDADLADQEAVHVHPLRNTATIGLSGEALRKALAHWNHPALVAEIPERA, from the coding sequence GTGAGCGAAGCCCGGCTCTATTCCGATCTGTCGGGGCTGGGCATCGTCTGGACCGCCCTTGAGCACGAGGCCGTGTTCACTGTCGAGGAGAGCGAGGCGATCCACGCCGCGCTTCCCGGCAGCCACACCAAGAACCTGTTCCTCAAGAACGCCGATGGCAGCTTCTGGCTGGTCACGGTCGATCACGCCAAGCGGGTCGATCTCAAGGGACTGGCAGGCGCGGTGGGCGCGAAGAAGTTCAGCTTCGGCAAGCCCGAGGACATGGAGCGGCTGCTGGGCGTGACGCCCGGTGCGGTGACGCCGCTGGCGGCGATCAACGACGGGGATGGCGCGGTGCGCGTGGTCCTCGATGCTGATCTGGCCGATCAGGAGGCGGTCCATGTTCACCCGTTGCGCAACACGGCGACCATCGGCCTGAGCGGCGAGGCGCTGCGCAAGGCGCTGGCCCATTGGAACCACCCGGCGCTGGTGGCTGAAATCCCGGAGCGGGCATGA